The following are from one region of the Nicotiana tomentosiformis chromosome 7, ASM39032v3, whole genome shotgun sequence genome:
- the LOC138895763 gene encoding uncharacterized protein, protein MVHRNGGIPKRGSSSKPKGYDLCHKCGKPGQFIKDCPLLKKDQYKHNTYKATKRNPVPDKRFKKKNAADNVVKQTLAAWGDSSSESEEDDDQGDSSMMARESKATEYDSIFALMAQSENDDDDDEVNFLDVQRNLNLINDKNALTVELGYIEHERDDLLVVVVDLKETIECVKKEKEALTEKVANIEHDRDDLLVVVIDLKETIEELKGEGRHEILQKGKEVADETHLRLEDEIKLVKSSLCVELEKNKQLQEELSRVKSDLEKSLKWTWFSEAITAMYMNNRGNRQGIEFQRKKTPYNPHSNLLSVSQICDKGNKVEFVSKISTITNLVTDLNCSSAVDNDAELWHRRLGYVSFMLLNKLVKKDLDCGLPNSSFKNHKVYDACVQVKQVRSSFKPKKEVSTSRPLDLLHMDLCGPMRVPSRGGNNYIFVIEDDYSRFTWTFFLRSKDETFEVFVAFVKMIQVKISHNVVSIRSDHGT, encoded by the exons ATGGTTCACAGaaatggaggcattccaaaaaggggTAGCTCCAGCAAGCCTAAAGGTTATGACCTATGTCATAAGTGTGGTAAGCCAGGACAATTCATCAAGGATTGTCCTCTCCTCAAGAAAGATCAATACAAACACAACACATACAAAGCAACtaagaggaacccggttcctgacaAACGGTTTAAGAAGAAAAATGCCGCTGACAATGTTGTTAAACAAactcttgctgcatggggagactctTCCAGTGAatctgaagaagatgatgatcaaggtGACAGCTCCATGATGGCACGGGAAAGTAAAGCAACTGAGTATGATTCTATCTTTGCCTTGATGGCACAGTCTGAaaatgatgacgatgatgatgaggtaaactttctagatGTCCAAAGAAATTTGAA tcttataaatgataaaaatgcatTAACTGTAGAACTAGGTTACATAGAACATGAGAGAGATGATCTACTGGTTGTTGTGGTCGATCTAAAAGAGACTATTGAGTGTGTTAAAAAGGAGAAAGAAGCTTTAACTGAAAAGGTTGCTAACATAGAGCATGACAGAGATGATCTATTAGTAGTAGTCATAGATCTGAAGGAAACCATTGAGGAACTAAAAGGAGAAGGTAGGCATGAGATTCTTCAAAAAGGAAAGGAAGTTGCGGATGAAACGCATCTTAGGCTTGAAGATGAGATAAAATTAGTAAAATCTAGTTTGTGTGTTGAACTCGAGAAAAACAAACAACTTCAGGAAGAACTAAGTAGAGTCAAGagtgatcttgaaaaatcactcaagtggaccTGGTTCTCTGAAGCTATCACTGCCATGTACATGAACAATAGGGGAAACAGGCAGGGAATCGAGTTCCAAAGGAAAAAAACTCCGtacaaccctcatagcaa TTTGCTGAGTGTTTCCCAAATCTGTGACAAGGGAAACAAAGTGGAATTTGTGTCAAAGATATCCACAATTACTAATCTTGTAACTG ATCTTAATTGTTCGAGTGCTGTGGATAATGATGCTGAATTGTGGCACCGAAGATTGGGTTATGTAAGCTTTATGCTGCTGAACAAGTTGGTCAAGAAGGACCTAGATTGTGGCCTGCCCAACTCAAGCttcaagaatcacaaagtgtATGATGCATGTGTACAAGTAAAGCAAGTCAGATCTTCGTTCAAACCCAAAAAGGAAGTCAGCACCTCAAGACCACTTGATCTCCTtcatatggatctatgtggacctatgagagtgccaagtagaggaggaaaTAATTACATCTTTGTTATTGAGGATGACTACTCCAGATTCACCTGGACTTTCTTTCTCAGATCCAAGGATGAAACATTTGAAGTATTTGTTGCATTTGTAAAAATGATCCAGGTGAAGATAAGCCATAATGTTGTGAGTATAAGATCTGATCATGGTACATAA